The region GTTGTCGATCAAACGCGTTCTCGTCTTAAATCATTGTCGACGCAGTGGTGTGATTTGTATTCCGGTGAGAATCCGTTACCGGTCCTTCGTTCGCTGGCGCCGGATGTCCTGATTGATTTAGGTGGTCATACTGCTGACAATCAACCTGGCCTCCTGAATTTTCGTATTGCCCCTTTGCAGATCACATATCTTGGTTTTTATGGACCCAGCTATGGCAATGAATGCGACTGGTGGGTGCTTGACCGTGAAATTGCTAGCCGTGTCGGGTCGTCCTATCACGGAGCTGAATCAATCTGGGCTTTGCCCTGTCCAAGTCTCTGTTTCGATCCTGATGTCCATGGTGTTCCTTCACCGGATAAAATTTACTACACGAATTCGTCTTCTCCTGTTTTTGGGTCATTTAATCATACGCGTAAGTTGACGCAACAGTGTCTATCTAGATTTCATTCCGTTTTAGGTGAGTTCCCCGATTCAAAACTTCTTTTTCGTGCGCATTCCTTTTTTGATCCGCAGATTCGTCGTTGGTTTTTGTCTAAACTTGTTCAGTCTGGTGTAGCGCCTTATAAATTGTTAGCAATACCCTACGCACCTACTCCTTTTGAAGGATACTGCGATTACGGGAGAATTCACGTACATTTTGATACCTTCCCTGTTTGTGGTACTACAACAACTCTTGATTCTTTAGCAATGGGCATTCCGGTTTTAACGTCTCCGAACCATCTGTACGCAGGTGCCATCTCGTCTGCAATCATTGAACATGCCGGTTTTACTGAGTGGATTGCTGAACATCCCGATGAACTTCCCCAGAAGGCTTCTGAACTTTTTGAGCGGTATCGAACAGCTGACTCGCGGCGAGCCTTAGCTAATCACATTCGTTCATCTTCCTTGTGTGACACCTTAAATACACCTCGAATCTTCTCCGAACAACTCATAGAAATGATGAAATGTTCAAACCTTAGAAGATAGCTGCAAGTGGCTTGAGTAGCTCCTCAAGTTTGTCAATTGTGTTGCTCAACGCATAATGTTTTTGAATATATTCCTTTGAATTTTTACCCCATGCCCGAAGTTTTTTCGGCTGTTTCAGGAGTTTATGAATGGCCTCTCCAAGGCCTTTTTCATCCCCTTGATAAAGGGCTCCGGTGATTCCGGGTTTGATCAATTCTTTGATCATTGCATTGTTATTTCCGATCACGGGTGTTCCACATGCCATGATTTCGATCAGGCTCCAGCTCAGCACGAACGCGCTCGAAAGGTAGACATGTAAGTCACTTCTCAAATACAACTTGATCAGCTGTTCATGGGGTATTCGAGGGAAGAAATGTATACGTGTCAGATCTATTTGTCCTTCAAGCTCATGCAATAAGATGTCTTTCCAGCTTCTCCCATCATCTGATGCACTAGAATAACTGACTCCATCACCTCCAACAATGACGATGTGCACTCTTTTATTCAAGGCTTGTAGCCTAACTAAAGATCTCATGAACGTAGGGAAACCACGCATCGGCTCAAGATTTCTGCTGATGTAGGTCACAACAGGTGTATCTTCACCCAACGTTAATTCTGGTGTAAGTGTTAAGCGATTGATTCTTTGATTCTGAAACATTGTCTCTTCTACTCCCTCATGTAATACGTTTATCTTATTCTGAAGTCTTTTGGGAAAACTATCGGCTTGAAATTGTGTTGGTAACATCGCGGTTTGCGCTTGGCTTAAAGACAATTCAACTAAACTATTTTTGTTTTGAAGATAATGCCATTGCTGTAGGGTCATTGATGCATCTGTTTGTCCTAATTGTGTAGGTCTAAGCCATAGTTCTGGCCAGAGAACTAGAGCACTGCTTGGATATATTCTTTTTAATAGTAAGGTCTCACCCCATCCTGGATGCCCCAAAATGATATCGGGAGCCCAGTCTTTCCCCTTGAGTAGATTAGCTTGTTCTGCAGCTAGCTCACTTCGATGAATCCATTCGTCGACTTCCTTTGTTAGTTGATGAATCCCGGAACATTCCTTTTGTTTATACTCGTATCTATACGTTTCAATCTTGTCATAAATGGGTTTTCCGTGGCTGCAAATCGCTTTTACTTCGTGGCCTCTGTCCACCAGAGCTGGTGCAATATCACGAAATTGGCCTGGGAAATTTTGGTGTATACAGAGTATTTTCACTTGCTTTGTCTCTTTAGTGGTGAGAAACGTGCAACAGGCTCGATATTGTGTCGAAGAGGCCAGGATGAAGCTTGACTACCTGTCAGCCGTGATAAACCTTCATTTTGTATGAGCTTTCGCCACCATATTCGAAATGTCTTTTCCAGTTCTTTAGCCATGTCGGCATGGTCCAGCAGTTGGCTCTTGCGCAGATCGCCACGTAAATGTTGTCGTGTCTGAGCTAGTTTTTCACTGTCCGACAGGAGTTCAACTGCCTTATTGCATAATTCATTTCGACTATTGCAGATCCACTCTGAATGCCCTGCGGCATTCAGAACGGCTGCCGCTTGGCGACTGACCATGGATTGTCCTGCAACCGTCAGTACAGGTACACCCATCCACAGCGCATCGGCAGTTGTTGTACATCCTGTATAAGGGAATGTATCCAATGCCAGATCTAGATTTTTGTATTGCTCAAGATGGGCTTGCACGTTTGGGCTATGGCCATGAAGATGCAGACGTTCTGGAGCAAGTCCGAGTCGTTCAAACAACTTTTTGATTCTTTTAGCTTCTTGCTCTTCTCCAAGATTTTTAGACTTTAAATACAAATGAGCTGTAGGAATCATTTGAAGCACAGCCATCCAATTTTCGGCTGTTTCCTGGGTTATTTTACGACTCTGATTGAAGCTGCCTAACATTGCAGTCTGTTTTTTGGCCAATGGCAGTGGGCTTACATCTGGGGCCTCATCCAAAGGGCGATAGCTCATGTAGCCTCTATTAAGTTTCCAGATTGTTTCCGTGCTGTATTGATCAATCTTTTCATTTTCGGCATGCACGGTATCATCTGTTATCCAATAATCAACTGTTTCCAGACCCGTTGTTCCGTAATAACCGAGATAGGTTGCTTGGATCGGGGCAGGCTTATGGGCTAGTACGGGAAGGCGGTTTCCTGCTGTGTGACCAGCAAGGTCAACAAGAATGTCAATTTCGTCTTGAATGATTTGTTGGATGACACTTTCATCGTCGGCAGATTGTATATCGCGCCAATGGTCTGCCTTACATTTTAATCTTTCACTATAGTCATCTCTTACCTCTCCAGCTGCGTATAAAGTGATTTCTAAATGTTGTCCTGACCATTGTTCAAGCAGCGGCTCGATAAAATAGCTGACGGCATGTCTGCAAAAATCGGGTGAAATTAATCCAATCTTCAATTTGCGATGTTGGTCTGGCCAGAGAACACGATCCCGCCAGCGCTCGTATGGTGCAGTACTGAACAACTGCCCATATTTTTTGGCCTCTTCGAACCGTTCTTTAGCTGGTTCAAGTTCATAGCCCACGAGTGTAAATAGTACATTGGAATGTGCAGCAGCATTCTCGCCCAGTTGTTTCGCACCTCTTCTGAGCCAATAGAGCGCATCTTGATAGCAGGTTATGTCCTTTAGTACGGATCCAAGGTTGTTCATAGCAGCTCCAAATTCTGGTGATGACTTGAGTGCACGTTCAAAACAGTCCTTCGCTTTATGAATATGTCCATGTTCTCTCAACATTAGTCCAAGTGTATTAAGACAAATGGCATAGTCAGGATCTTGCTCCAATGCCTTTTGGAAGAAATCATAGGCTTTTTCTAAATCTCCTTTCCCTTTGCTGATTACGCCTAATGCGTACAATAGATTCGGGTGTTCGTGATGGGTCTTCAGTAACGGGTGAAGTAGCTTTTCGGCTTTTAAATAATCTCGTTGTCCACAAAGTACTTGAGCGGTATTCAGTACCACGGCTAGATTATTGTCGTCATCTACGAGTTCTTGGCTTTTTGCCCAGTAGCATAGGGCATCTTCAACGTTTCCAACTTGTTGGCAGGCATTCCCAAGTTCAAGCAGTAGTTGAGATGCGTCCTTCTCGTTGCCAGAAGTCGGAAATGTTTCAAGAAAACTACCTATCTTTTCAATTACAACTTCATGTTCATGCATTGCATTCAACGTTATGGCAAGCCCGAGGTGAGGACCACTCATCTCGGGCGCAAGGCTCACCGCTTTTTCAAAGGCCGTGCGCGATTCAGTTAAATGGCCTAGGTCTCTAAGCACGTTTCCCAAATTTCCTTGGAGCCCGGGGTCGTCTGGCTTTAGTTCCACAGCTTTTCTCTGGAAGACCAAGCCCTCTTCTGGTCGTCCTAGCTGCCTGAGTAAGGCCCCTAGATTCCGATAGCCATCAACAAGGCCTTGATCTGCCTCGACTGCCTGTCGGTAAAGCTGTTCAGCCTTGTCAAGCTGCTGTTGCTGGTGCCAGTAGCACGCCTGATTAAACAGCTCCTGACCTTGTGCGTGTCCCTCCATACCCCTATGGTCTCATGAAATAATCATCCCAAATGGCTTGAGCGGACAATGGTCGCGAACACAGCTCCTGGGCGAGCGTTGGAACTGTTTCACGCTGGTGAACCGCTGCAGGCCATTGAAGCTGCGCAGGAGCTTTTAACGGCCTCTTCATTGGATAATGACCAAGCTGCCGAGATGCATCACCTTATCGGTGCATGTTTTCACCAGCTTGGTCAGAACGATGATGCATTGAAATACCTGCTTTTGGCGTCCAGACTTAATCCTTTAAATCCCACGTATTATAATACCTATGGTGTTGTTCTTCGTAAGTCCGGTCGTCTTGAAGCTGCTGTACGCTCCTACGAGTTTGCTTTAAAATATGAACACAACTTTGCTGATTGTTTTTACAACCGTGGTAATGCCTTAGCAGAACTTAAGCGCAAGGATGAAGCTGCCCTCGAGTTTAAACAGTGTCTCCGCTTGAATCCAACCCACAATAATGCCCACCATAATCTCGCAAATATATATCGTGATCAGAACCATATCGATTTAGCCCTCGATCATTATAGGATTTCGAATGAATGTCAGCCCTACAACCCCGATATGCATTGCAATTGGGGGCTTGCTTTGCAGCTTAAAGAGCAATGGGGGGACGCGATTGATCAGTTTGAAATAGCGATTAACCAAAAGAGCGACCATGCGCCGTCCTACGTCAATCTTGGCAGTGCACTCTCAGTCCAGGAGCGTTTCGACGAAGCATGTTCTGCGTTACGCAAGGGTGTTGAAATTGATGATTCTTGTCATGATGCAAAGTTTAATCTTGGACTAACACTTCTTACAATTGGCCAGATGGATGAAGGTTGGAAGTTTTACGAAACACGCCTCCATCTTCCTGATAAGGTAATCACTCCTTTCCCGGGTATTCCGGTTTGGGATGGCTCAGTTAATCTGGATAGTCCACTAATGGTGTGGGCTGAACAGGGCTATGGCGATAATATTCAATTTGTGAGGTATATACCAATATTAATGGAGATGGGGCTTGACGTTGTTTTGTCAACGCGAAAACCTTTGATGTCTTTATTTAGAGAGTGTTTATCTCCCTCGGCTCCTCCAATTGTTGAACATCGACGTCAGGATCTTAATGGTTTTCATCATCATATTCCATTGCTGAGCCTTCCGCGTGTTCTTGGTACTCGTCTCGATACTGTTCCATTGATGCCTGGCTATCTAAAACGTCCGGAACGGATCCCTGATCATTTGCAAATATCTCGACCCCCATTTGCCTTAAATATCGGTCTTGTCTGGGCTTCTGGCGTTGATAACAAGGAGATGTATGCAGACAAGAGCTTGCGACTGGAGCTTTTGTTGCCTCTATTCGATCGTTGGCGTAAGGAGCGCTTGGTCTGTATTCATTCTCTGCAAGTTGGTCAAGATGCCTCACAGCTCGCACCTTGGAAGGACGAATGGGGCGTTTACGATTGGAATGATAAGCTTTCGTCATTCTTAGACACCGCCTGTGTCATTTCCCAACTGGACCTTGTTGTTTCTGTCGATACCGCAGTAGCGCATGTTGCTGGTGCGCTTGATAAACCAGTTTGGGTATTACTCCAACATAATGCTGATTTCCGCTGGATGCGCGGTCGTACTGACTCTCCTTGGTATAGTTCGATGAGTCTTTTCCGCCAGAAATCACTTGGTGATTGGTCATCGGCCCTTGAGAGTTTACAAGAACGTCTTGTTCATCTTCTTGGCCCATGAATGATTTTCCGTTCGATGACCGTACTTGGCATTTACTTGTCCGTTCTAGTAGAACTCGTATATTAATCGAGTCATGGATTGAGGAGCAAATCTGCAAGAGTGTTTCGCTTGAAAAAGATGTTGAAAGTTCTCTCGTTGCCTCTTTCGCATCTTCTAAGTGGATGGACGAGGCTGATGATGTCTCATATGCTGCAACCCGTATGGCTCGGCTTCAGCGCTTTAAGCGCTCCCGTTTCCTTCCCAAGGTCGAAGAGTATTTCACGCGTACACGCTCAGCTAGAGATCAATTAATCTTTTCAATGCTCCGTTGTCGCAATTCCTCTCGTCTTCAAGAATTAGCTCTAGCGATTCGAGAAGGTGAATTAGAGCTTTCGGCAGCTGCGATCCGTTGGTCAGAGGGTCCAGAAAGTGCCCGTGGTGGCAGAATCGGTCCTGTTTTGGCATCGAATGTTGGCCATCCTGAGTTAACGAAGCGCTTACTCGTGGCCGTTGAGGGCCGTTTAATCGGCCCGTTTGATCTTGGCGACACAAATGTTCTTATTCGACTTGACAAAAGGCTTCCAGCTCGGCTAACCCATGACATGGAAGGCCAATTGATCGACGAACTTTATCAGGAGTGGATCAGTGCTCAAATTGGCCTAGTTGAAGAGGGTGGGACAATAGACCTGATTGAGTACCTTCCAGATTGACTTCGTCGTTGTCGTCCATTGTTCGGTTGTTGATGGAGCACCCGCCGCTTGACCACTTTGCGGCGGATTTGATACAGGCTGATGAACAGCAGGTTTCTGCATTGTTCGTGCCTTTAGGTGACTCTCTTGCTCAAGAACAAGTTCCCCTGTCCTCCGTGGTATTGGTTGTTGAGGGATCCCTCCGCGTCTTTGGTCGAGATGCGTCTGGTCAGGAATTTACATTGCGACGTGTTTTACCTGGGGAATGGTGGGGTGGTGTAAGTGTCTTAAATGGTCTTGCTGCTGCTGGATGTAGAACCAGCGCAGATTCAAAAATTTTAGTTGTACCTGCTGTGGTTTGGGAACGCTGGTGGCGGGACGATCGTCGCTTGGGTGAATGGCTTTCAAAACATTCGCAGCGTGAAGATCTTTATTCTGCCCTTAGGTCGCTTTTGGTTCAACGTGAATTGCAGGATCTGAGTCTTGCTGAACTTCTTGATAAACTCCAGCCAATATATCTTTTTTCAGAGGTTTTAAACTTAGATGATCTAAATCGTCTTGTCGAGCGTCATCCTCAGATGAGTTGGTTCCCTCAGTTTCCTGAATTATGTTTCCCTGATTTAGGTCCACCGAGTTTTCGCGGTTTCAATGTTTCACAACTGCGAGATGCTTTGGATAACTCATCTCGAGGGTTACGTCTCGTTGGTATTCCTGTAGCTCAGCTACAGACCCTCTTTGAAGCACCCAAGAAGCCTCGGCCTGCTGATAAATTAGCTGATGCGGTCCTCGTAGAGCAGCCAGTCTGGCAAAATCCTGATGGGTCTGAATTATTGACCCTGGCCATGCAGCAGGACCAGGGACCAGTAACTCTTAATCGCAAAGCTCTCCAGGTCAAGCCGGTTTTTGGTTCTACCCCAGTGGAGCAGGGTTTGGCATTGCTTCAGATGGTTTGCGAGGTCCTTCAGCTGCCCTTTCGGCGTGATGTTGTTGATCGGATGCTGAATGGCATGGTGGGAGACCGCACCAGTCCGTCATTGGAAAACCTGGGTCAAATAGCTGACGCTTTAGGTCTCACGGCAGTCATGATGCAAGTTCCTGCCTCGCATCTCAATCGTGTGAGTTTGCCTGCATTGGTAGAGACCGTTGATGGAGTTCTTCTGCTTGCTGGTGATTCGGGTTATTGTCTGCGTTTGATCGACCCTCGGGAGGGTGAGAGACTCATCAGCGCAACTGAATTGCAAGACCAACAGCCGACATACCGTCTGATAACTCTCTCCCGTCGTGTTGATTCTGCGACGAAGCGCTTTGATATAAGCTATTTCTTCCCCTTTTTACGGCGATACAAGAGTTCCCTTATATTGGTTTTTGTAGCCTCAATATTTATCAATATCTTTGGCCTTGCCCAGCCTTTAATTATTCAGCAGATTATCGACAAAGTGATTGGCCAGCAAAATTTTAGCACACTATATTTTCTTGGAGTGATGCTTATTGGAGTCAGCATTCTGTCAAACGTTCTTAATCTTATTCGCACATTTTTATTCACCGATACGACTAATCGTATTGATATTGCGACTTCTGGTAATATTTTGACTCATTTGTTCCGTTTACCTCTTAATTATTTTGATAAGCGGCCTGTTGGCGAAATTTCTACAAGAGTTGGAGAGTTAGGAAATATTCGCGGTTTTTTGACCGGTACTGCGCTGACTCTTATCCTGGATGTAATATTCGGTTTTGTTTATCTTTTTGTTTGCATTTCCTATAGTGGTTTGCTAACTGCTGTGGCTCTAGGTGTTGTTCCCCTTTACCTTGCACTTGTTTATATTATCGCGCCAGTTATTAAAAAGCAGCTTCGGATTGCCGCTGAGGCTAACGCCGCTGCAAGCGCCCTCATGGTTGAGGCGCTTAATGGAATGCAAACCGTAAAAGCTCAACATGCTGAGACGACCATCAGATGGCGTTGGCAGCAACGCTACGCACGTTTTGTTTCCAGTAACTTTCGAACCACAATTATTGGCTCCACAGCAGGTTCCATTGGTGCTTTTTTCAACGAAGTTGGCGGTCTTGCCGTTCTCTGGGTTGGTGCCTATCTGGTTTTGCAAGGGGATTTGACCATAGGCCAATTGATCGCTTTTCGAATAATCAGTGGAAACGTTGTTGGTCCTGTTATTCGTCTTGCTCAAACATGGCAGACAGTTCAGGGTCTTCAGATTTCTGTAGAACGTTTGGCTGATGTTGTAGATGCAGAACCCGAGCAACCTCTGGACGCACGTCCAATTGCTCTTCCACCGATCAACGGAAAAATCGAGTTTGACCAAGTAGATTTCCGTTTTAACGAACATGCTCCACTTGTCGTCAAACAAGTCTCATTTACAATTGAACCTGGTCAGTTTATTGGAATTGTTGGCCAAAGTGGCAGCGGAAAAAGTACAATTATGAAGTTATTGCCAAGAATGTATAAAGCTGCTTCCGGCACAATTCGGATCGACGATTATGATATTTCTAAAGTAGATATTGATTCTTTGCGTCAGCAGATCGGAATTGTTCCTCAGGATTCAATGTTGTTCGATGGGACAATACGCGAGAACATAGCTCTCAACTCTCCGGATTCAACAGACGAAGATATTATTTATGCAGCCAAGGTCGCTTGTGCTCATGCTTTTATAATGGATCTTCCGAACGGATATGACTCTCGTGTGGGTGAGCGTGGATCCGCTCTCTCTGGCGGACAACGGCAAAGAGTGGCGATTGCTCGGTCAATCCTGGCACGACCGCGTTTGTTGATTCTTGACGAAGCCACGAGTGCATTGGACTATTTGACGGAACGCACTGTCTGTGAGAATCTGCGTCGTGAATTGAAAAATGATACTGTATTCTTTATAACTCATCGACTTGGTACAATCCGTAATGCTGACAATATCCTCTTAATGGATAGCGGCCTTCTTCAGGAAACTGGCTCTCATGCTGAGCTTCTAAAGAAACGAGGCTTGTATTATGCCCTTTATCGCCAGCAAGATGCCTCCGTCAACTGATTCAAAACCTTCTAATCTTTCACCATCGGAAGGCTCATCACTTGTACGCCGAATCGTTAATTCTGTAATTCAGCGTTCCAATCGTAAAGTCTTTTTCGATTCTCCGGGAATGTTGGATCAAAGCCAACACTGGGGTGG is a window of Synechococcus sp. A15-24 DNA encoding:
- a CDS encoding tetratricopeptide repeat-containing glycosyltransferase family protein, translating into MELFHAGEPLQAIEAAQELLTASSLDNDQAAEMHHLIGACFHQLGQNDDALKYLLLASRLNPLNPTYYNTYGVVLRKSGRLEAAVRSYEFALKYEHNFADCFYNRGNALAELKRKDEAALEFKQCLRLNPTHNNAHHNLANIYRDQNHIDLALDHYRISNECQPYNPDMHCNWGLALQLKEQWGDAIDQFEIAINQKSDHAPSYVNLGSALSVQERFDEACSALRKGVEIDDSCHDAKFNLGLTLLTIGQMDEGWKFYETRLHLPDKVITPFPGIPVWDGSVNLDSPLMVWAEQGYGDNIQFVRYIPILMEMGLDVVLSTRKPLMSLFRECLSPSAPPIVEHRRQDLNGFHHHIPLLSLPRVLGTRLDTVPLMPGYLKRPERIPDHLQISRPPFALNIGLVWASGVDNKEMYADKSLRLELLLPLFDRWRKERLVCIHSLQVGQDASQLAPWKDEWGVYDWNDKLSSFLDTACVISQLDLVVSVDTAVAHVAGALDKPVWVLLQHNADFRWMRGRTDSPWYSSMSLFRQKSLGDWSSALESLQERLVHLLGP
- a CDS encoding glycosyltransferase is translated as MDRGHEVKAICSHGKPIYDKIETYRYEYKQKECSGIHQLTKEVDEWIHRSELAAEQANLLKGKDWAPDIILGHPGWGETLLLKRIYPSSALVLWPELWLRPTQLGQTDASMTLQQWHYLQNKNSLVELSLSQAQTAMLPTQFQADSFPKRLQNKINVLHEGVEETMFQNQRINRLTLTPELTLGEDTPVVTYISRNLEPMRGFPTFMRSLVRLQALNKRVHIVIVGGDGVSYSSASDDGRSWKDILLHELEGQIDLTRIHFFPRIPHEQLIKLYLRSDLHVYLSSAFVLSWSLIEIMACGTPVIGNNNAMIKELIKPGITGALYQGDEKGLGEAIHKLLKQPKKLRAWGKNSKEYIQKHYALSNTIDKLEELLKPLAAIF
- a CDS encoding peptidylprolyl isomerase, which codes for MNDFPFDDRTWHLLVRSSRTRILIESWIEEQICKSVSLEKDVESSLVASFASSKWMDEADDVSYAATRMARLQRFKRSRFLPKVEEYFTRTRSARDQLIFSMLRCRNSSRLQELALAIREGELELSAAAIRWSEGPESARGGRIGPVLASNVGHPELTKRLLVAVEGRLIGPFDLGDTNVLIRLDKRLPARLTHDMEGQLIDELYQEWISAQIGLVEEGGTIDLIEYLPD
- a CDS encoding ABC transporter transmembrane domain-containing protein yields the protein MEHPPLDHFAADLIQADEQQVSALFVPLGDSLAQEQVPLSSVVLVVEGSLRVFGRDASGQEFTLRRVLPGEWWGGVSVLNGLAAAGCRTSADSKILVVPAVVWERWWRDDRRLGEWLSKHSQREDLYSALRSLLVQRELQDLSLAELLDKLQPIYLFSEVLNLDDLNRLVERHPQMSWFPQFPELCFPDLGPPSFRGFNVSQLRDALDNSSRGLRLVGIPVAQLQTLFEAPKKPRPADKLADAVLVEQPVWQNPDGSELLTLAMQQDQGPVTLNRKALQVKPVFGSTPVEQGLALLQMVCEVLQLPFRRDVVDRMLNGMVGDRTSPSLENLGQIADALGLTAVMMQVPASHLNRVSLPALVETVDGVLLLAGDSGYCLRLIDPREGERLISATELQDQQPTYRLITLSRRVDSATKRFDISYFFPFLRRYKSSLILVFVASIFINIFGLAQPLIIQQIIDKVIGQQNFSTLYFLGVMLIGVSILSNVLNLIRTFLFTDTTNRIDIATSGNILTHLFRLPLNYFDKRPVGEISTRVGELGNIRGFLTGTALTLILDVIFGFVYLFVCISYSGLLTAVALGVVPLYLALVYIIAPVIKKQLRIAAEANAAASALMVEALNGMQTVKAQHAETTIRWRWQQRYARFVSSNFRTTIIGSTAGSIGAFFNEVGGLAVLWVGAYLVLQGDLTIGQLIAFRIISGNVVGPVIRLAQTWQTVQGLQISVERLADVVDAEPEQPLDARPIALPPINGKIEFDQVDFRFNEHAPLVVKQVSFTIEPGQFIGIVGQSGSGKSTIMKLLPRMYKAASGTIRIDDYDISKVDIDSLRQQIGIVPQDSMLFDGTIRENIALNSPDSTDEDIIYAAKVACAHAFIMDLPNGYDSRVGERGSALSGGQRQRVAIARSILARPRLLILDEATSALDYLTERTVCENLRRELKNDTVFFITHRLGTIRNADNILLMDSGLLQETGSHAELLKKRGLYYALYRQQDASVN
- a CDS encoding tetratricopeptide repeat protein encodes the protein MEGHAQGQELFNQACYWHQQQQLDKAEQLYRQAVEADQGLVDGYRNLGALLRQLGRPEEGLVFQRKAVELKPDDPGLQGNLGNVLRDLGHLTESRTAFEKAVSLAPEMSGPHLGLAITLNAMHEHEVVIEKIGSFLETFPTSGNEKDASQLLLELGNACQQVGNVEDALCYWAKSQELVDDDNNLAVVLNTAQVLCGQRDYLKAEKLLHPLLKTHHEHPNLLYALGVISKGKGDLEKAYDFFQKALEQDPDYAICLNTLGLMLREHGHIHKAKDCFERALKSSPEFGAAMNNLGSVLKDITCYQDALYWLRRGAKQLGENAAAHSNVLFTLVGYELEPAKERFEEAKKYGQLFSTAPYERWRDRVLWPDQHRKLKIGLISPDFCRHAVSYFIEPLLEQWSGQHLEITLYAAGEVRDDYSERLKCKADHWRDIQSADDESVIQQIIQDEIDILVDLAGHTAGNRLPVLAHKPAPIQATYLGYYGTTGLETVDYWITDDTVHAENEKIDQYSTETIWKLNRGYMSYRPLDEAPDVSPLPLAKKQTAMLGSFNQSRKITQETAENWMAVLQMIPTAHLYLKSKNLGEEQEAKRIKKLFERLGLAPERLHLHGHSPNVQAHLEQYKNLDLALDTFPYTGCTTTADALWMGVPVLTVAGQSMVSRQAAAVLNAAGHSEWICNSRNELCNKAVELLSDSEKLAQTRQHLRGDLRKSQLLDHADMAKELEKTFRIWWRKLIQNEGLSRLTGSQASSWPLRHNIEPVARFSPLKRQSK